The following coding sequences lie in one Terriglobales bacterium genomic window:
- a CDS encoding 6-bladed beta-propeller, protein MTATSTSPKHLLASGLLLLLLSAGPAQGKDKKEPAPPPPPPMQLAGGRTLAYEGSFATEREVRGKPGFWGRLVDIVAGPPDLHQMLRPYSVVTDSRGRAIVTDPGQSAVHIFDFEKKRYKFLTRDSSKDPLKAPQCVAVDGNDNIYVTDSDSGKIFVFDRDGKFRRALGSLKGGEGFFKRPTGIAIDTAAGRIYVTDTLRHKIFVLDMDGNIQREIGQRGVGEGEFNFPTELRLSGDELLVVDAMNFRVQALDREGKFRYALGQAGGSTGSMFRPKGVARDSEGDVYVVEGLFDTVQVFDPLGRLLYYFGGAGDGPQEFQLPAGMYIDRNDRIFVVDSYNRRVQVFRFIPAAKPASGGVQ, encoded by the coding sequence ATGACGGCGACTTCGACCAGCCCGAAGCACCTTCTCGCCTCGGGCCTGCTGTTGCTCTTGCTCTCCGCCGGCCCAGCGCAGGGAAAGGACAAGAAGGAGCCGGCGCCCCCGCCGCCTCCTCCGATGCAGCTCGCCGGCGGCCGCACCCTCGCCTACGAGGGAAGCTTCGCGACCGAGCGCGAGGTGCGCGGCAAGCCCGGCTTCTGGGGGCGGCTGGTGGACATCGTGGCCGGCCCGCCCGACCTGCACCAGATGCTGCGGCCGTACAGCGTCGTGACCGATTCGCGCGGGCGCGCCATCGTCACCGACCCCGGGCAGTCGGCGGTCCACATCTTCGACTTCGAGAAGAAGCGCTACAAGTTCCTCACCCGCGATTCCAGCAAGGACCCGCTGAAAGCGCCGCAATGCGTGGCGGTGGACGGCAACGACAACATCTACGTCACCGATTCGGATTCCGGGAAGATCTTCGTCTTCGACCGCGACGGCAAGTTCCGGCGCGCGCTCGGCAGCCTGAAGGGCGGCGAAGGATTCTTCAAGCGGCCGACCGGCATCGCCATCGACACGGCCGCCGGCCGCATCTACGTGACCGACACGCTGCGCCACAAGATCTTCGTGCTCGACATGGACGGCAACATCCAGCGCGAGATCGGGCAGCGCGGCGTGGGCGAAGGCGAGTTCAACTTCCCCACCGAGCTGCGCCTCAGCGGCGACGAGCTGCTGGTGGTGGACGCGATGAACTTCCGCGTGCAGGCGCTCGATCGCGAGGGCAAGTTCCGCTACGCGCTCGGCCAGGCGGGCGGGAGCACCGGCAGCATGTTCCGTCCGAAAGGCGTCGCGCGCGACAGCGAAGGCGACGTCTACGTGGTCGAGGGGCTGTTCGACACCGTGCAGGTGTTCGACCCGCTGGGCCGCCTGCTCTACTACTTCGGCGGCGCCGGCGACGGGCCGCAGGAGTTCCAGCTGCCCGCCGGCATGTACATCGACCGCAACGACCGCATCTTCGTGGTCGATTCGTACAACCGCCGCGTGCAGGTCTTCCGCTTCATTCCCGCGGCGAAGCCGGCCTCGGGAGGCGTGCAGTGA
- a CDS encoding peptidyl-prolyl cis-trans isomerase, translated as MKSTFTILTSILFLAAAGAAAQNKPSTAFLQPPSKVSAPAPKLVARVNGVPLTDRDLTRQMMIQFPFARQHGGKFPAKMEKDIRRTALSVIEFEELAYQEAQRRKLTVAPAKLERAMRDFRKQFPTSADFGNYLYAEHQGSLEILRGKVKRAILIDQILRTEVVGKASMTDAQLREFYARNPERFKKPESVQLQTISVVIPDNATAQQKAQARQRAEGLLKQAKAAKDYEAFGILAEKNSDDDWRVMMGDHKSVHRGRMPAAVEKVVFNMKAGEVSDLIEAENSYCIARVNGREAAQTVPFEKVKAQLKKDLEMERSQQLRAQLEKDLRQGAKVEEF; from the coding sequence ATGAAGAGCACGTTCACCATCCTGACCAGCATTCTTTTTCTCGCGGCGGCAGGGGCCGCAGCGCAGAACAAGCCTTCCACCGCATTCCTGCAGCCGCCGAGCAAGGTCAGCGCCCCGGCGCCGAAGCTCGTGGCGCGCGTGAACGGCGTCCCGCTCACCGACCGCGACCTCACGCGGCAGATGATGATCCAGTTCCCGTTTGCGCGGCAGCACGGCGGCAAGTTCCCCGCCAAGATGGAAAAAGACATCCGGCGCACCGCACTGAGCGTGATCGAGTTCGAAGAGCTGGCGTACCAGGAAGCGCAGCGGCGCAAGCTGACGGTGGCGCCCGCCAAGCTGGAGCGCGCGATGCGCGACTTCCGCAAGCAGTTCCCCACCAGCGCGGATTTCGGCAACTACCTGTACGCCGAGCACCAGGGCTCGCTGGAGATCCTGCGCGGCAAGGTGAAGCGCGCCATCCTGATCGACCAGATCCTGCGCACCGAAGTGGTCGGCAAGGCCAGCATGACCGACGCGCAACTGCGCGAGTTCTATGCCAGGAACCCGGAGCGCTTCAAGAAGCCGGAAAGCGTGCAGCTGCAGACCATCAGCGTGGTCATCCCCGACAACGCCACGGCGCAGCAGAAGGCGCAGGCGCGGCAGCGCGCCGAGGGATTGCTGAAGCAGGCCAAGGCGGCGAAAGACTATGAAGCCTTCGGCATCCTGGCGGAGAAGAACTCCGACGACGACTGGCGCGTGATGATGGGCGACCACAAAAGCGTCCACCGCGGGCGCATGCCGGCGGCGGTGGAGAAGGTGGTGTTCAACATGAAGGCGGGCGAGGTCTCGGACTTGATCGAGGCCGAGAACTCCTACTGCATCGCGCGCGTCAACGGCCGCGAGGCGGCGCAGACGGTCCCCTTCGAGAAGGTCAAGGCGCAATTGAAGAAAGACCTGGAGATGGAACGCTCGCAGCAACTGCGCGCGCAGCTGGAGAAGGACCTGCGGCAGGGCGCGAAGGTCGAGGAGTTCTGA
- a CDS encoding 6-bladed beta-propeller has protein sequence MTPQHHRITFRALAFTAALALALSGSAFAKDKKKKDIEKPQAEPLLDTSKLVWPAPPDIARIRYQSQLVGEKPEATPKKDARKKHGWMDRLAGIEQNDVTAPKPVRALAKPYGVATDSQGRIYVADSYVAAVFIFDEKTGAVEFIRNGVEAKFKDIIGVAVDDGDRVFVSDAGLHQISVFSKDRKLEAMFGSDELGRPSGMAIDNENRFLYVADVARERIAVFDADTLKFLRAVGGPAKEEADDSPATFAKPTNVAVDGDGNLYVADTLNSRIQMFDADGNFISMFGKAGDGPGFFARPKGIAVDADGHIWVADALQNRVQIFDREGHLLAFFGEPGKYPGQFGLPTGLCIDKQNRVVVSEQLKGRIQVFRYVTDAEAAAQKPQPKSPAAGGAQ, from the coding sequence ATGACGCCGCAACACCATCGCATCACCTTCCGCGCGCTGGCGTTCACCGCCGCGCTCGCGCTCGCGCTCTCGGGAAGCGCGTTCGCGAAAGACAAGAAGAAGAAAGACATCGAGAAGCCGCAGGCCGAGCCGCTGCTCGACACCAGCAAGCTGGTGTGGCCGGCGCCTCCGGACATCGCGCGCATCCGCTACCAGTCGCAGCTGGTGGGCGAGAAGCCGGAAGCGACGCCGAAGAAGGATGCCAGGAAGAAGCACGGCTGGATGGACCGGCTGGCGGGCATCGAGCAGAACGACGTGACGGCCCCCAAGCCGGTGCGCGCGCTGGCCAAGCCGTACGGCGTGGCGACCGATTCGCAAGGGCGCATCTACGTGGCCGACAGCTATGTGGCCGCGGTGTTCATCTTCGACGAGAAGACGGGCGCGGTCGAGTTCATCCGCAACGGCGTGGAGGCGAAGTTCAAGGACATCATCGGCGTGGCGGTGGACGACGGCGACCGCGTGTTCGTTTCCGACGCCGGGCTGCACCAGATCTCCGTGTTCAGCAAAGACCGCAAGCTGGAGGCGATGTTCGGGTCCGACGAGCTGGGCCGGCCGAGCGGCATGGCCATCGACAACGAGAACCGCTTCCTCTACGTGGCCGACGTGGCGCGCGAGCGCATCGCGGTGTTCGACGCCGACACGCTGAAGTTCCTGCGTGCGGTCGGCGGGCCGGCGAAGGAGGAAGCGGACGATTCGCCGGCGACCTTCGCCAAGCCCACCAACGTGGCGGTCGATGGCGACGGCAACCTCTACGTCGCCGACACGCTGAACAGCCGCATCCAGATGTTCGACGCCGACGGCAACTTCATCAGCATGTTCGGCAAGGCGGGCGACGGGCCCGGCTTCTTCGCGCGTCCCAAGGGGATCGCGGTGGACGCCGACGGCCACATCTGGGTCGCCGACGCGCTCCAGAACCGCGTCCAGATCTTCGACCGGGAAGGCCATCTGCTCGCCTTCTTCGGGGAACCGGGAAAGTATCCCGGGCAATTCGGACTGCCGACCGGACTCTGCATCGACAAGCAGAACCGCGTGGTGGTCTCGGAGCAGTTAAAGGGCCGGATCCAGGTCTTTCGTTACGTGACCGACGCCGAGGCGGCCGCGCAAAAGCCGCAGCCGAAGTCTCCGGCGGCCGGAGGAGCGCAATGA